In Aeromicrobium marinum DSM 15272, one genomic interval encodes:
- a CDS encoding DNA-3-methyladenine glycosylase, protein MTYGRTVEEPAVVERARGLLGRAFSAHGVTVVITEVEAYGGIDDPASHAFTRTPRSEIMYGPPWRLYVYRSYGLHHCANIVTGPTDRAAAVLLRAGRVVAGHALAEQRRGDVGPARLARGPGNLAAALGITLEDRGADVRTGAVRLGPPVGPPPISSGPRVGVSRAADLPWRFWVTGDPTVSAYRRSPRASSGTSGT, encoded by the coding sequence GTGACGTACGGTCGGACGGTGGAGGAGCCGGCCGTCGTGGAGCGTGCGCGAGGTCTGCTCGGCCGAGCCTTCTCGGCGCACGGTGTCACGGTGGTGATCACGGAGGTCGAGGCCTACGGCGGCATCGACGACCCGGCGTCGCACGCGTTCACCCGCACCCCTCGCTCCGAGATCATGTACGGCCCGCCCTGGCGCCTCTACGTCTACCGCTCGTACGGGCTGCACCACTGCGCGAACATCGTCACCGGACCGACAGACCGCGCGGCGGCGGTGCTCCTGCGGGCCGGTCGGGTCGTCGCCGGACACGCCCTCGCCGAGCAGCGGCGCGGCGACGTGGGGCCGGCGCGTCTGGCCCGAGGACCCGGCAACCTGGCCGCGGCGCTCGGGATCACTCTGGAGGACCGCGGTGCCGACGTGCGGACCGGGGCCGTGCGGCTGGGTCCACCGGTCGGCCCGCCGCCGATCTCCAGCGGTCCTCGCGTCGGGGTGTCCCGCGCGGCCGACCTGCCGTGGCGGTTCTGGGTCACCGGCGACCCGACCGTGTCGGCCTACCGGCGCTCCCCACGGGCGTCGTCCGGGACCTCGGGCACCTGA
- the argH gene encoding argininosuccinate lyase → MNAPDDQNRLWGGRFSTGPSPELVELSRSTHFDWRLAPYDLAGSRAHARVLHAAGLLTQDEVAALTEGLDELEADVASGAFAARPDDEDVHTALERGLIERLGPELGGRLRAGRSRNDQVATLFRMYLRDHGRQVAQLLRELVLAIKGQAERHLGVAMPGRTHLQHAQPVLLSHHLLAHAWPLVRDLDRLAEWDARVGAESPYGSGALAGTSLGLDPEKVAADLGFTGSAANSIDGTAARDFVAEFAFVTAQIGIDVSRLAEEIILWNTQEFGFVTLSDGYSTGSSIMPQKKNPDIAELARGKSGRLIGNLTGLLATLKALPLAYNRDLQEDKEPVFDSVDTLEVLLPAFTGMIATLAFDTARLQELAPQGFALATDVAEWLVREGVPFRTAHEISGACVQACEERGIELWDLTDQDFAAISPHLTVGVREVLTVAGSLASRDARGGTAPARVTEQLAELRARLA, encoded by the coding sequence GTGAACGCACCGGACGACCAGAACCGACTCTGGGGCGGACGCTTCTCGACCGGGCCCTCGCCCGAGCTGGTCGAGCTCTCGCGGTCGACGCACTTCGACTGGAGGCTCGCCCCCTACGACCTGGCGGGGTCGCGGGCGCACGCCCGGGTGCTGCACGCGGCCGGTCTGCTCACGCAGGACGAGGTCGCGGCCCTGACCGAGGGTCTGGACGAGCTCGAGGCCGACGTGGCCTCGGGCGCCTTCGCTGCCCGGCCCGACGACGAGGACGTCCACACCGCCCTGGAGCGAGGCCTGATCGAGCGGCTCGGGCCCGAGCTCGGTGGTCGCCTGCGGGCCGGCCGGTCCCGCAACGACCAGGTGGCCACCCTGTTCCGCATGTACCTGCGGGACCACGGACGGCAGGTCGCCCAGCTCCTGCGCGAGCTCGTGCTGGCGATCAAGGGCCAGGCCGAGCGCCACCTGGGTGTCGCGATGCCGGGACGCACCCACCTGCAGCACGCCCAGCCGGTGCTGCTGTCGCACCACCTGCTGGCGCACGCATGGCCGCTGGTGCGCGACCTCGACCGGCTCGCGGAGTGGGACGCCCGGGTGGGTGCGGAGTCACCGTACGGGTCCGGCGCCCTCGCCGGCACCTCCCTGGGCCTGGACCCGGAGAAGGTCGCAGCCGACCTCGGCTTCACCGGATCGGCGGCCAACTCCATCGACGGGACGGCTGCCCGCGACTTCGTGGCCGAGTTCGCCTTCGTGACGGCCCAGATCGGCATCGACGTGTCGCGCCTCGCCGAGGAGATCATCCTCTGGAACACCCAGGAGTTCGGCTTCGTCACGTTGTCGGACGGCTACTCCACGGGTTCGAGCATCATGCCGCAGAAGAAGAATCCCGACATCGCCGAGCTGGCACGGGGCAAGTCCGGCCGGCTGATCGGGAACCTCACGGGGCTGCTCGCGACGCTCAAGGCCCTCCCGTTGGCCTACAACCGCGATCTCCAGGAGGACAAGGAGCCGGTCTTCGACTCCGTCGACACCCTGGAGGTGCTGCTGCCGGCGTTCACCGGCATGATCGCCACCCTGGCCTTCGACACCGCCCGGCTGCAGGAGCTGGCCCCGCAGGGGTTCGCGCTCGCGACCGACGTGGCGGAGTGGCTGGTCCGCGAGGGGGTGCCCTTCCGCACCGCGCACGAGATCTCGGGAGCCTGCGTCCAGGCGTGCGAGGAGCGCGGCATCGAGCTGTGGGACCTCACCGACCAGGACTTCGCCGCGATCTCACCCCACCTGACGGTGGGGGTGCGGGAGGTGCTGACCGTCGCGGGGTCCCTCGCGTCGCGTGACGCCCGTGGCGGCACCGCTCCGGCGCGGGTCACCGAACAGCTGGCCGAGCTGCGCGCCCGGCTGGCCTGA
- a CDS encoding arginine repressor, producing the protein MSVPDTKAARQQLIGHLLSRHPVRSQGELADLLEQQGVQATPSTISRDLVDLEAVRVRHADGGLVYAVPAEGGDRTPRPAGESAVSSARLARIARELLVSAESSANLVVLRTPPGGAQYLASAVDHADLPDLLGTIAGDDTVVLICRDPTGGAEVARRFTALTEPPTKEHP; encoded by the coding sequence ATGAGCGTCCCCGACACCAAGGCTGCCCGACAGCAGCTGATCGGCCACCTCCTCAGTCGGCACCCCGTCCGTTCGCAGGGCGAGCTCGCGGACCTGCTCGAGCAGCAGGGTGTGCAGGCGACCCCGTCGACGATCTCGCGCGACCTCGTCGACCTCGAGGCGGTCCGGGTGCGCCACGCGGACGGCGGACTGGTGTACGCCGTCCCGGCCGAAGGCGGTGACCGCACGCCCCGGCCGGCGGGGGAGTCGGCCGTGTCGTCCGCCCGGTTGGCGCGCATCGCCCGCGAGCTGTTGGTCTCGGCCGAGTCCTCGGCCAACCTCGTGGTCCTGCGCACCCCTCCCGGCGGTGCGCAGTACCTGGCCTCGGCCGTCGACCATGCCGACCTTCCCGACCTGCTCGGCACCATCGCGGGTGACGACACGGTGGTCCTGATCTGTCGCGACCCCACCGGCGGTGCCGAGGTCGCCCGTCGTTTCACCGCCCTCACCGAACCACCCACCAAGGAGCACCCGTGA
- a CDS encoding M1 family metallopeptidase, producing the protein MTSGRRTPNDVYVPGHGDPRFGVEHYRLVLTCTLEGNQLSGRATLTARSVERLDRFELDLFGLRVHKVRVDGQPAAKYDLRRHKLVVRPRATIPADTPFTVEVSYAGSPRPMPGPDGEAGWEELADGLIVASQPHGAPSWFPCNDRPDDKATYEFEVTAPQGYTVLTNSSSTGQRRRASSTTWQFEPTAPMATYLATLQVGRYVQVDHPPAGSDVPVRSWCVPGRAAAVTQAFGGQPAMMSFFESRFGDYPFSAYSAVVTDDDLEIPLEAQGLSIFGANLVRRDWSAQRLIAHELAHQWFGNSVTIRHWRDIWLHEGFACYAEWLWSEESGGESADAHARSHHRRLSGLRQDLVLVDPGPDLMFDDRVYKRGALALHALRGHVGDEAFFGLLRAWTTRHAHGSVTTEDFAALVTDLIGAPAAASMEPWLNDPTLPPLPG; encoded by the coding sequence GTGACGTCGGGCCGCAGGACACCCAACGACGTCTACGTCCCCGGTCACGGCGATCCCCGGTTCGGGGTCGAGCACTACCGACTCGTGCTCACCTGCACGTTGGAGGGCAACCAGCTGTCCGGACGGGCCACGCTGACGGCCCGGTCGGTCGAACGCCTCGACCGCTTCGAGCTCGACCTGTTCGGTCTGCGGGTGCACAAGGTCCGGGTCGACGGGCAGCCCGCGGCCAAGTACGACCTGCGGCGGCACAAGCTCGTCGTCCGGCCCCGGGCGACGATCCCCGCCGACACCCCGTTCACCGTCGAGGTGAGCTACGCGGGCTCGCCCCGACCGATGCCGGGTCCCGACGGTGAGGCGGGGTGGGAGGAGCTCGCCGACGGCTTGATCGTCGCGTCCCAGCCCCACGGCGCACCGTCGTGGTTCCCGTGCAACGACCGCCCGGACGACAAGGCCACCTACGAGTTCGAGGTCACGGCACCGCAGGGCTACACGGTGCTGACCAACAGCAGCTCGACCGGCCAGCGGCGCCGCGCGAGCTCCACCACCTGGCAGTTCGAACCGACCGCGCCCATGGCGACCTACCTCGCGACCCTCCAGGTCGGCCGCTACGTGCAGGTCGACCACCCGCCGGCGGGGTCCGACGTCCCGGTCCGCAGCTGGTGCGTGCCCGGTCGCGCCGCCGCGGTCACCCAGGCGTTCGGCGGTCAGCCGGCGATGATGTCCTTCTTCGAGAGCCGCTTCGGCGACTACCCGTTCTCCGCCTACTCCGCGGTCGTGACCGACGACGACCTCGAGATCCCGTTGGAGGCCCAGGGTCTCTCGATCTTCGGGGCCAACCTCGTCCGGCGCGACTGGTCCGCCCAACGGTTGATCGCCCACGAGCTGGCCCACCAGTGGTTCGGCAACAGCGTCACGATCCGCCACTGGCGGGACATCTGGCTGCACGAGGGTTTCGCCTGCTACGCGGAGTGGCTGTGGTCCGAGGAGAGCGGCGGCGAGTCCGCCGACGCCCACGCGCGGTCGCACCACCGTCGTCTGTCGGGACTGCGTCAGGACCTCGTGCTCGTCGATCCCGGACCGGACCTGATGTTCGACGACCGGGTCTACAAGCGAGGCGCGCTCGCGCTGCACGCCCTGCGGGGGCACGTCGGTGACGAGGCGTTCTTCGGGCTGCTGCGGGCATGGACCACCCGGCACGCCCACGGCTCGGTCACCACCGAGGACTTCGCCGCTCTGGTCACCGACCTGATCGGTGCTCCGGCGGCGGCGTCGATGGAGCCGTGGTTGAACGACCCGACCCTGCCGCCCCTGCCCGGTTGA
- a CDS encoding single-stranded DNA-binding protein, whose product MTEPVNLVRLTGRVSSAPETRRLPSGDEVVSFRLVVQRSPAMRRRSKQLVDTIDCTAWTAAARRLVARLDPGVEVEVEGELHRRFFRAGSGSASRVDVDVRRCRRVSG is encoded by the coding sequence ATGACCGAACCCGTGAACCTCGTCCGTCTGACCGGTCGGGTGTCGTCGGCACCTGAGACACGCCGCCTGCCCAGCGGTGACGAGGTGGTGTCGTTCCGACTCGTCGTGCAACGCAGCCCCGCCATGAGGCGCCGCTCCAAGCAGCTGGTCGACACGATCGACTGCACCGCGTGGACCGCCGCTGCGCGGCGCCTGGTGGCACGCCTGGATCCGGGGGTCGAGGTGGAGGTCGAGGGGGAGCTGCACCGGCGGTTCTTCCGCGCGGGGAGTGGCTCCGCCAGTCGTGTCGACGTGGACGTGCGACGGTGCAGGCGAGTGTCCGGGTAG
- the tyrS gene encoding tyrosine--tRNA ligase yields MTHVLDDLVARGLVAHSTDIEALREALSAGPVTYYVGFDPTAPSLHVGNLLQILTARRLQLAGHRPLILVGGSTGLIGDPKESGERSMNSRETVADWVDRIRAQVTRFVDFDGDNAATVVNNLDWTGQLNTIDFLRDIGKHFPVNRMLARDVVSSRLESGISYTEFSYVLLQSLDYLELHRRHGCVLQTGGSDQWGNLTAGVELVRRADGDRVHAFATPLITKADGTKFGKTESGTIWLDPDLMSPYAFHQTWIQAEDSKVGEYLAQFTFLELSEIDALMAEHAEAPGRRVPQRRLARELTTIVHGAAEAEAAEHAASALFGKGELSDLPEATLAAALTEAGVATVPADASVTDALVACGLVDSRSAARRTVLEGGAYMNNQRVDDPDAPVADAPRLAGGWTVLRRGKRAVAGVKLAP; encoded by the coding sequence GTGACCCACGTACTGGACGACCTCGTGGCGCGCGGGCTCGTGGCGCACTCGACCGACATCGAGGCGCTCCGGGAGGCGCTGTCGGCGGGCCCGGTCACGTACTACGTGGGCTTCGACCCCACGGCGCCCAGCCTGCACGTCGGGAACCTGCTGCAGATCCTCACGGCTCGCCGGCTGCAGCTGGCCGGTCACCGTCCGTTGATCCTCGTCGGGGGCTCCACCGGGTTGATCGGAGACCCCAAGGAGTCGGGCGAGCGGTCGATGAACAGTCGTGAGACCGTCGCCGACTGGGTCGACCGGATCCGCGCGCAGGTCACGCGGTTCGTCGACTTCGACGGCGACAACGCCGCGACGGTCGTCAACAACCTGGACTGGACCGGCCAGCTGAACACGATCGACTTCCTTCGCGACATCGGCAAGCACTTCCCGGTCAACCGCATGCTGGCCCGCGACGTCGTCAGCAGCCGGCTGGAGTCGGGCATCAGCTACACCGAGTTCAGCTACGTCCTGCTGCAGTCGTTGGACTACCTCGAGCTGCACCGACGCCACGGGTGCGTGCTGCAGACCGGCGGCAGCGACCAGTGGGGCAACCTGACAGCCGGCGTCGAGCTGGTCCGCCGGGCGGACGGGGACCGGGTGCACGCCTTCGCGACCCCCCTCATCACCAAGGCGGACGGGACCAAGTTCGGCAAGACAGAGTCGGGCACGATCTGGCTCGACCCCGACCTCATGAGTCCCTACGCCTTCCACCAGACGTGGATCCAGGCGGAGGACTCCAAGGTGGGGGAGTACCTCGCCCAGTTCACCTTCCTCGAGCTGTCGGAGATCGACGCGTTGATGGCCGAGCACGCCGAGGCGCCCGGCCGCCGGGTGCCACAGCGCCGGCTCGCCCGCGAGCTGACCACGATCGTCCACGGGGCGGCCGAGGCCGAGGCTGCCGAGCACGCGGCCTCGGCGTTGTTCGGCAAGGGCGAGCTGTCGGACCTCCCCGAGGCCACCCTCGCCGCCGCGCTCACCGAGGCGGGAGTGGCGACCGTGCCGGCCGACGCGTCGGTCACCGACGCCCTGGTCGCCTGCGGTCTGGTCGACAGCCGATCGGCGGCCCGCCGGACCGTGCTGGAAGGTGGCGCCTACATGAACAACCAGCGGGTGGACGATCCGGACGCACCGGTGGCCGACGCGCCGCGACTCGCCGGCGGATGGACGGTGTTGAGGCGCGGAAAGCGTGCGGTTGCAGGCGTCAAGCTCGCCCCGTGA
- a CDS encoding DsbA family oxidoreductase: MDTPVRVQVWSDVACPWCFVGKRRFEAAVARFDGQVEVEYRSFELSPETPVDFDGSSVDFLVRHKRMPPEQVRSMLADMTRVAADEGLAFDFDTVRHTNTRRAHELLHLASRAGLQVAMKERLLAAYFEEGRHVGRIDDLADLAAEVGLDRDDVVAALTSGRHAADVTADIEQAHEYGISGVPFHVVDGRFAVSGAQSPETFLAVLQRARDEVPA, translated from the coding sequence GTGGACACCCCCGTGCGAGTTCAGGTCTGGTCCGACGTCGCGTGCCCCTGGTGCTTCGTGGGCAAACGCCGGTTCGAGGCGGCCGTGGCACGGTTCGACGGTCAGGTGGAGGTCGAGTACCGCAGCTTCGAGCTGTCCCCCGAGACGCCCGTCGACTTCGACGGCAGCTCGGTGGACTTCCTCGTGCGGCACAAGCGCATGCCGCCCGAGCAGGTGCGTTCGATGCTCGCCGACATGACGCGGGTCGCCGCCGACGAGGGCCTGGCGTTCGACTTCGACACCGTGCGGCACACGAATACCCGCCGGGCCCACGAGCTGCTCCACCTCGCCAGTCGCGCAGGGCTCCAGGTCGCCATGAAGGAACGCCTGCTGGCCGCCTACTTCGAGGAGGGCCGCCACGTCGGCCGGATCGACGACCTGGCCGACCTGGCCGCCGAGGTGGGTCTGGACCGCGACGACGTCGTCGCGGCGCTCACCTCGGGACGGCACGCGGCCGACGTGACCGCCGACATCGAGCAGGCCCACGAGTACGGCATCTCCGGGGTGCCGTTCCACGTCGTCGACGGCCGGTTCGCCGTCTCGGGCGCGCAGTCGCCCGAGACCTTCCTCGCTGTCCTGCAGCGCGCCCGTGACGAGGTCCCCGCATGA
- a CDS encoding Pls/PosA family non-ribosomal peptide synthetase: MPVTDEFALRRSSEATEPRTLVDVLRLTVERFGDDPAVDNGAVVLTYREFLEAAEELAAELAGHGIAAGDRVGIRIDSGTVDLYVAIAGVLVAGAAYVPVDVDDPDARARTVFDEAAVAAVIGNGVTVVPRRPAVRGPGSDLRDPGTGDDAWIIFTSGSTGRPKGVAVTHRSAAAFVDAEADLFCRAAPLGPGDRVMAGLSVAFDASCEEMWLAWRHGACLVPAPRSLVKSGTDLGPWMVANDITVVSTVPTLVSLWPPGALDGVRLLILGGEACPPEIGARLATDEREVWNTYGPTEATVVACAARLGTEPPVRIGLPLAGWDLAVVDTQGRPVAPGESGELIIGGVGLARYLDPEKDAAVYAPMPTLGWDRAYRSGDVVVNDPAGLIFVGRADEQIKLGGRRIELGELDSALLGLPGVVAAAAAVRTTAAGNRVLVGYVQTGGDLDLAAATVHLRSVLPAALVPRLATVDVWPTRTSGKVDRDALPWPLPVATADAGLTGTAAWLRDLWLEILGAAAEGPEADFFTLGGGSLSAAQLVARLREQFADVTVADVYEHPRLGDLATTLEAMGASTGRTNDRVRPVPPKTQAGQVLATVALRSISGLRWATWIGVGLVVATAWPAWEVLPEVSVPLVGLGVLLLISPPGRILLAAAAVRWILRGVGPGSYPRGGRIHLRLWLAERVVDEIGATGIGSAAWMRTYARLLGCRVGRGVDLHALPPVTGLLTLGDGCSIEPEVDLTGHWIDGGRLHVGTVHVGERARIGARSMLCDGAHVGEGAEVAPGSAVFGTVPAGEFWSGAPAVAVGEARGPADASPAPRSNVWAVAYGVAGLVVAGLPVVAVAVGLAVVAAVAQTPTTWTGVVGAVTLWAPVGAVVGFVCLAVLVWGVVRLASVRLVSGVHPVDGRVAWQAWTVLRVLDEARTWLFPLYSSLLTPWWLRRLGARIGRDVEASTVLMLPQLTSVGDGAFLADDTMLGMYELGGGWLRIERVKIGRRAFVGNSGMTAPGRKVPKGGLVAVLSAAPRRAKAKAGTSWLGSPPTQLRRAVGTGDDSRTFRPSRSLRVARGFVELARAVPVLLHVGAASAVVVVLLVIADRAGWWAAASAAGLVLVTVGAVAALLTTVAKWLLVGRVRVGDHPLWSWFVWRNELADTFVEVLAAPWFARHVSGTPVLNLWLRSLGAGVGRGVWCETYWLPEADLITIESGATVNRGCVVQTHLFHDRILSMDSVTLEAGATLGPHSVVLPAARLGRHCTIGPVSLVMRGETVPHKTRWIGNPIGPWTESAP; this comes from the coding sequence GTGCCCGTGACCGACGAGTTCGCCCTGCGCCGATCCTCCGAGGCGACCGAGCCCCGCACCCTGGTCGACGTCCTGCGGTTGACGGTCGAGCGGTTCGGTGACGATCCGGCGGTCGACAACGGTGCCGTCGTCCTGACGTACCGGGAGTTCCTGGAGGCCGCGGAGGAGCTGGCGGCCGAGCTGGCCGGGCACGGCATCGCGGCAGGCGACCGGGTCGGGATCCGGATCGACTCCGGCACGGTGGACCTGTACGTGGCGATCGCCGGGGTGCTGGTCGCCGGGGCCGCCTACGTCCCGGTCGACGTGGACGACCCCGACGCCCGGGCACGGACGGTGTTCGACGAGGCTGCCGTGGCCGCGGTGATCGGCAACGGGGTCACCGTCGTGCCACGGCGACCTGCTGTGCGCGGACCGGGGTCCGACCTGCGCGACCCCGGCACGGGCGACGACGCGTGGATCATCTTCACCTCGGGTTCGACCGGACGCCCGAAGGGTGTGGCCGTGACGCACCGCAGCGCTGCCGCCTTCGTCGACGCCGAGGCCGACCTGTTCTGCCGCGCCGCTCCGCTGGGCCCCGGCGACCGGGTCATGGCCGGACTCTCGGTCGCCTTCGACGCCTCGTGCGAGGAGATGTGGCTGGCGTGGCGGCACGGAGCCTGCCTCGTGCCGGCGCCCCGCTCGCTGGTCAAGAGCGGTACCGACCTCGGGCCCTGGATGGTGGCGAACGACATCACCGTGGTGTCCACGGTCCCGACCCTCGTGTCGCTGTGGCCACCGGGTGCCCTCGACGGGGTGCGGCTGCTGATCCTCGGCGGCGAGGCCTGCCCACCGGAGATCGGCGCCCGGCTGGCCACCGACGAGCGCGAGGTGTGGAACACCTACGGGCCCACCGAGGCGACGGTGGTCGCGTGCGCCGCCCGGCTCGGCACCGAGCCCCCGGTGCGCATCGGACTGCCGCTGGCCGGGTGGGACCTCGCCGTCGTCGACACGCAGGGCCGGCCGGTCGCCCCCGGGGAGTCCGGCGAGCTGATCATCGGAGGCGTCGGGCTGGCCCGCTACCTCGATCCGGAGAAGGACGCCGCCGTCTACGCCCCGATGCCGACCCTCGGCTGGGACCGCGCGTACCGCAGCGGCGACGTGGTGGTGAACGATCCGGCCGGACTGATCTTCGTCGGACGCGCCGACGAGCAGATCAAGCTCGGTGGCCGTCGCATCGAGCTGGGTGAGCTCGACAGCGCCCTCCTGGGGCTCCCCGGGGTGGTCGCGGCCGCGGCCGCCGTCCGCACCACCGCGGCGGGCAACCGGGTCCTGGTCGGCTACGTGCAGACGGGCGGCGACCTCGACCTCGCAGCGGCGACCGTGCACCTGCGGAGCGTGCTGCCGGCCGCGCTCGTCCCCCGGTTGGCCACGGTCGACGTCTGGCCGACCCGCACCTCGGGGAAGGTCGACCGCGACGCCCTGCCCTGGCCGCTGCCGGTGGCCACGGCCGACGCCGGGCTGACCGGCACCGCGGCCTGGTTGCGCGACCTCTGGCTGGAGATCCTGGGGGCCGCGGCCGAGGGCCCGGAGGCCGACTTCTTCACCCTCGGCGGCGGCAGCCTGTCGGCCGCCCAGCTGGTCGCCCGCCTGCGGGAGCAGTTCGCCGACGTCACGGTCGCCGACGTGTACGAGCACCCGCGGTTGGGGGACCTGGCCACGACCCTCGAGGCGATGGGCGCGTCCACAGGACGCACCAACGACCGGGTCCGCCCGGTCCCGCCCAAGACGCAGGCCGGACAGGTCCTCGCCACCGTGGCCCTGCGATCGATCAGCGGTCTGCGGTGGGCGACCTGGATCGGGGTCGGGCTGGTCGTCGCCACCGCGTGGCCGGCGTGGGAGGTCCTGCCCGAGGTGTCGGTGCCGCTCGTCGGGCTCGGCGTCCTCCTGCTGATCTCGCCCCCGGGCCGCATCCTGCTGGCCGCCGCCGCCGTGCGGTGGATCCTGCGGGGGGTCGGCCCGGGGTCCTATCCCCGCGGCGGCCGGATCCACCTGAGGCTGTGGCTCGCGGAGCGGGTCGTCGACGAGATCGGCGCCACCGGCATCGGTTCGGCGGCGTGGATGCGCACCTACGCGCGACTGCTCGGGTGTCGCGTGGGCCGCGGGGTCGACCTCCACGCGTTGCCGCCCGTCACGGGTCTGCTGACGCTCGGCGACGGCTGCTCGATCGAGCCCGAGGTGGACCTCACGGGCCACTGGATCGACGGCGGGCGGCTGCACGTCGGTACCGTCCACGTCGGCGAACGCGCGCGGATCGGGGCCCGGAGCATGCTCTGCGACGGGGCCCACGTCGGGGAGGGCGCCGAGGTGGCGCCGGGGTCGGCGGTGTTCGGGACCGTACCGGCCGGCGAGTTCTGGTCGGGGGCGCCGGCGGTCGCCGTGGGGGAGGCCCGAGGACCGGCCGACGCCTCGCCGGCCCCGCGCAGCAACGTCTGGGCCGTGGCCTACGGCGTCGCCGGACTGGTCGTGGCCGGACTGCCCGTCGTCGCGGTGGCCGTGGGGTTGGCCGTGGTCGCCGCAGTCGCGCAGACACCCACCACGTGGACCGGCGTGGTCGGGGCCGTGACGCTGTGGGCGCCGGTCGGCGCGGTGGTCGGCTTCGTCTGCCTCGCAGTGCTCGTCTGGGGCGTGGTCCGGCTCGCCTCGGTGCGGCTGGTCAGCGGCGTCCATCCGGTCGACGGGCGGGTGGCGTGGCAGGCGTGGACGGTGCTGCGCGTGCTCGACGAGGCCCGCACCTGGCTGTTCCCGCTGTACTCCTCGCTCCTGACGCCGTGGTGGCTCAGGCGGCTCGGGGCCCGCATCGGCCGGGACGTCGAGGCGTCGACCGTCCTGATGCTGCCGCAGCTCACGTCGGTCGGCGACGGCGCGTTCCTCGCCGACGACACCATGCTCGGCATGTACGAGCTCGGCGGGGGCTGGCTGCGGATCGAGCGGGTCAAGATCGGCCGACGCGCGTTCGTCGGCAACTCCGGCATGACCGCGCCCGGACGCAAGGTGCCCAAGGGCGGGCTGGTCGCGGTGCTGTCGGCGGCCCCGCGTCGCGCCAAGGCCAAGGCCGGTACGTCGTGGCTGGGCAGTCCACCGACACAGCTGCGCCGGGCGGTCGGTACCGGCGACGACTCCCGGACGTTCCGGCCCTCGCGATCGTTGCGCGTCGCCCGCGGGTTCGTCGAGCTGGCCCGTGCCGTCCCCGTCCTGCTGCACGTGGGTGCGGCGTCCGCCGTCGTGGTGGTCCTCCTGGTGATCGCCGACCGGGCCGGCTGGTGGGCTGCGGCCTCCGCCGCCGGTCTCGTCCTGGTGACCGTGGGCGCCGTCGCGGCGCTCCTGACCACCGTCGCCAAGTGGTTGCTGGTGGGCCGCGTCCGGGTCGGGGACCATCCCCTGTGGAGCTGGTTCGTGTGGCGCAACGAGCTGGCGGACACGTTCGTGGAGGTGCTGGCCGCACCCTGGTTCGCGCGGCACGTCTCGGGCACACCGGTGCTGAACCTGTGGTTGCGGTCGCTCGGGGCCGGGGTCGGTCGCGGGGTGTGGTGCGAGACCTACTGGCTGCCCGAGGCCGACCTGATCACGATCGAGTCGGGTGCGACCGTCAACCGGGGGTGCGTGGTCCAGACCCACCTGTTCCATGATCGGATACTCAGCATGGACTCCGTGACGCTCGAGGCGGGAGCGACGCTCGGCCCGCACAGCGTCGTGCTGCCGGCCGCCCGGCTCGGCCGGCACTGCACCATCGGACCGGTGTCGCTGGTGATGAGGGGCGAGACCGTCCCCCACAAGACACGGTGGATCGGCAACCCGATCGGTCCCTGGACCGAGTCCGCCCCGTGA
- a CDS encoding tetratricopeptide repeat protein — protein MSESRGPRREGNRPASGGGRPSSSGRGRPAGDRRGKPDGDRRGKPDGDRRGKPDGDRRGRPPRRDARSEPERTAEQKVYDGPPIPDDVSASDLDKHARQALQGLPEKLVDKVARHLVMAGLLMAEDPETAHLHALAARARANRNGMIREACGETAYAAGKFGDALAEFRAARRMNGQQYYAPMMADCERALKRPEKAIAYDTPAIRSALDDAGQVELSIVVAGARRDLGQVEAALRLLETEPLHTKSRADWVARLRYAYADTLLAAGRREDAVTWFHRTVAVDGNALTDAQERLDELE, from the coding sequence ATGAGTGAATCTCGAGGACCCCGGCGCGAGGGCAACCGTCCCGCGTCCGGTGGCGGACGGCCGTCGTCCTCCGGTCGCGGACGGCCTGCCGGTGACCGCCGGGGCAAGCCCGATGGTGATCGCCGGGGCAAGCCCGATGGTGATCGCCGGGGCAAGCCCGATGGTGATCGTCGAGGACGGCCGCCGCGCCGCGACGCGCGCAGTGAGCCCGAGCGCACGGCCGAGCAGAAGGTCTACGACGGCCCGCCCATCCCGGACGACGTCAGTGCCAGCGATCTGGACAAGCACGCCCGGCAGGCCTTGCAGGGTCTGCCCGAGAAGCTGGTCGACAAGGTGGCCAGACATCTGGTGATGGCCGGCCTGTTGATGGCCGAGGATCCCGAGACGGCGCACCTGCACGCCCTCGCCGCACGGGCGCGTGCCAACCGCAACGGCATGATCCGCGAAGCCTGCGGCGAGACCGCCTATGCAGCCGGCAAGTTCGGCGACGCACTGGCGGAGTTCCGTGCTGCCCGCCGGATGAACGGTCAGCAGTACTACGCACCGATGATGGCTGACTGTGAGCGGGCCCTCAAGCGGCCCGAGAAGGCCATCGCCTACGACACTCCCGCCATCCGGTCCGCACTGGACGATGCCGGCCAGGTCGAGCTCAGCATCGTCGTGGCCGGCGCGCGGCGCGATCTCGGTCAGGTGGAGGCCGCCCTGCGGTTGCTGGAGACCGAGCCGCTGCACACCAAGTCCCGCGCGGACTGGGTGGCTCGGCTGAGGTACGCGTACGCGGACACCCTGCTCGCCGCGGGGCGGCGCGAGGACGCGGTCACCTGGTTCCACCGGACGGTGGCCGTTGACGGCAACGCCCTGACCGACGCACAGGAACGGCTCGACGAGCTGGAATGA